CTTGGTGGCCTTGGGGATGTCCACGGACTGGTTTTCCACCAGGATCTTTTCTTCCTCGCCCACCTGCACCAGGGCCGTACCGGAAATGACCACCCAATGCTCGCTGCGGTGGTGGTGCATCTGCAGGGAGAGCTTGGCTCCGGGCAGCACCACAATGCGCTTGAGCTTGTAGAAGGAGGCTTCCTCCAGCACGGTGTAGCTGCCCCAGGGCCGATGCACGGTGACGTGGGTGGTCACCAGCGGGGAGCCTTGGGTCTTGAGCAGCTGCACCACGTCCTTGACCTTCTGCACCTGGTCCATGCTGCAGACGAGGGTGGCATCCTTGGTCTGGACGACGATGATGTTCTCCACGCCGGCGGCGGCCAGCTTGGCCCCGCGGGAGAAGAGCAGGGAGTTTTTGCAGTCCACTGCCAGCACGTCGCCTTCCACCACGCAGCCGTTTTCGTCTTTTGCGCCCAGGCGGTACAGGGCTTCCCAGCTGCCCAGGTCGTCCCAGCCGAAGTCCCCGGCCACCATGGCAATGCGGTCCACCTGCTCCATGATGCCGTAGTCCACGGAGATGTCCGGCAGGGTGCTGTACCCGGCCACCAGGGGACGCTCCTGGCGCTGCTGCCACCACTTGAACAACTCAGGCTGAAAGCGCTCCACGGCGTCCAGGAAGGCGGGCAGGCTGAAGACGAACATCCCGGAATTCCACAAGTAGTCGCCGCTGGACACAAAGGACTGGGCGCGTTCCAGGTCCGGTTTTTCCACAAACCCGCCCACCTGGTAAGCGTTCTGCCCCAGGGATGGGCCCTTGGCGATATAGCCGTAGCCGGTTTCTGGTTTGTCCGGCACGATGCCGAAGGTGACAAACCAGCCCTGGGCGGCCAGCTCGCAGCCGCGGGCCAGGGCGCCGGTCCATTGCTCGGGGTGATGGATGAAGTGGTCCGAGGGAAACACGGCCACCAGCGCGTCGGGGTCGCGTTCGGCAATGGAGCCCATGGCCAGCAGGATGGCCGGCAGGGTGTTCTTGCCTATGGGCTCGGCGAGCACATTGGCGGCCAGCTCCGGGCCAAGGGCCTTGAGCTGTTTTTTGACCTCGAAGATATGCTCCTCGTTGGTCACCACGTGGATGCGATCGGCCGGAAAGGCGGCCATGGAGCGGTCCACGGTTTCCTGCAGCAGGGTGCGGCTGCCCTTGAGGGCCAGCAGCTGCTTGGGCAGCATGGCCCGGGACAGCGGCCACAGCCGGGTGCCGGAACCACCGGCAAGAATCACGGCCTGGCAGCGGCTCAACGGATGGTCGCGGGTGGGGGATTGGGGGACGGTGGCGTCGCTCATGCGCTGGTCTCCTTGGTGACGAGCCGGATCAGGCCTGGAACCGGAAGGGGGAATCGAAATCGCTGAGTAGCGGCAGCAACTTGTCTTTGGCAGAGAGGTTGGGCGTTTTCACCGGCCAGTCGATGGCAAGGGTGGGATCATCCCAGCGCAGGCCGCCATCCAGTTCCGGGGCGTAGTAATTGTCAACCTTGTATTGGAATTCTGTATCCGGTTCAAGCGTCACATAGCCGTGGGCAAAGCCCTGGGGCACCAGGAGTTGGAGGAAGTTTTCCGCGGAAAGGGTAAAGCCGCGCCACTGGCCATAGGTAGGGGAGCCTTTGCGCAGGTCCACCACCGCATCGTACACACTGCCGGCGGTCACGCGCACCAGTTTGGTCTGGGCCATGGGTGGCCGCTGGAAGTGCAGTCCCCGGAGCACGCCCACGCCGGACTTGGCGTGGTTGTCCTGGATGAAGGGGATGTTGAGCCCTTGTTCGGCGAACAGGCGG
This sequence is a window from Megalodesulfovibrio gigas DSM 1382 = ATCC 19364. Protein-coding genes within it:
- the rfbC gene encoding dTDP-4-dehydrorhamnose 3,5-epimerase; this encodes MQFTPTDLPGVFLLKPKVFGDERGFFMESYNARLFAEQGLNIPFIQDNHAKSGVGVLRGLHFQRPPMAQTKLVRVTAGSVYDAVVDLRKGSPTYGQWRGFTLSAENFLQLLVPQGFAHGYVTLEPDTEFQYKVDNYYAPELDGGLRWDDPTLAIDWPVKTPNLSAKDKLLPLLSDFDSPFRFQA
- a CDS encoding mannose-1-phosphate guanylyltransferase/mannose-6-phosphate isomerase codes for the protein MSDATVPQSPTRDHPLSRCQAVILAGGSGTRLWPLSRAMLPKQLLALKGSRTLLQETVDRSMAAFPADRIHVVTNEEHIFEVKKQLKALGPELAANVLAEPIGKNTLPAILLAMGSIAERDPDALVAVFPSDHFIHHPEQWTGALARGCELAAQGWFVTFGIVPDKPETGYGYIAKGPSLGQNAYQVGGFVEKPDLERAQSFVSSGDYLWNSGMFVFSLPAFLDAVERFQPELFKWWQQRQERPLVAGYSTLPDISVDYGIMEQVDRIAMVAGDFGWDDLGSWEALYRLGAKDENGCVVEGDVLAVDCKNSLLFSRGAKLAAAGVENIIVVQTKDATLVCSMDQVQKVKDVVQLLKTQGSPLVTTHVTVHRPWGSYTVLEEASFYKLKRIVVLPGAKLSLQMHHHRSEHWVVISGTALVQVGEEEKILVENQSVDIPKATKHRLSNPGKVPVEIIEIQNGPYLEEDDIVRFEDVYGRKPAG